The proteins below come from a single Eucalyptus grandis isolate ANBG69807.140 chromosome 3, ASM1654582v1, whole genome shotgun sequence genomic window:
- the LOC104438354 gene encoding TMV resistance protein N-like translates to MERSKRKSFPLGGESSSSLRRDYEVFLSFRGPDTRLTITDSLYAAMIRAEIRVFKDDEELRVGEEIGGELLRAISNSKIYIPIFSKGYASSKWCLRELAYMLECKKRGEKVILPIFYEVEASDVKLKTGSYGKALRKHERESSKDAVKQWKEALKEVAGLKGWNLKDHGQDKLIALVLEEVFNKLRYTQRYWHDDLVGIQYQMETVIELLGQGIPGVRFVVIHGMGGIGKTTLAKAIFKHISSQFQCSSFLSDIRADNILSLQNKLLCDLLDDRYPYVNDADVGMHMIKERLCNKKVIVVLDDLNKRYKLMKLAGKSSWFGSGSRIIITTRNTHFLAPETDTLDDNIIPVHYRDFFFYEMKEMQFDHALQLFSKHSFERDSPPHDYNNISSEIVKFIGGLPLALEVIGSSLHSKSKRTWKDTLKKLKKVPNQDVHKKLSISYEELEYEQQQIFLDIACHCIGEERIPAYYMWKACDFFPKTGLVSLFIYL, encoded by the exons ATGGAACGTTCCAAAAGAAAGTCTTTCCCCCTTGGTGGTGAATCCTCATCGTCTTTGAGGAGGGACTACgaggtgttcttgagtttcagagggcCTGACACTCGCTTAACCATCACCGACTCTCTGTACGCGGCCATGATTCGAGCCGAGATACGCGTCTTtaaagatgatgaagagcttcgTGTTGGGGAAGAGATCGGAGGTGAGCTCTTGAGGGCAATCTCCAATTCGAAAATCTACATACCGATCTTCTCTAAAGGCTATGCTTCCAGTAAATGGTGCCTCCGTGAGCTCGCGTACATGCTGGAGTGTAAGAAGAGAGGCGAGAAAGTAATCTTGCCCATCTTCTACGAGGTGGAAGCATCCGATGTTAAGCTCAAAACTGGGTCGTATGGGAAAGCCCTACGAAAGCACGAGAGAGAATCTAGTAAAGATGCGGTGAAGCAATGGAAGGAGGCCCTCAAAGAGGTCGCCGGACTCAAGGGATGGAACTTGAAAGATCATGG CCAGGATAAACTTATAGCACTTGTTTTGGAAGAAGTTTTCAATAAGCTGAGGTATACACAGAGATATTGGCATGATGACTTGGTGGGAATTCAATATCAGATGGAAACCGTTATCGAGTTGTTAGGCCAAGGAATTCCCGGTGTACGATTTGTTGTGATTCACGGTATGGGTGGTATTGGGAAAACAACTCTTGCTAAGGCCATCTTCAAGCATATCTCTTCTCAGTTTCAATGTTCCAGCTTTCTTTCCGATATCCGTGCAGACAATATTTTAAGTCTGCAGAATAAGTTATTATGTGACCTTCTCGATGATAGGTATCCCTATGTTAATGATGCTGATGTGGGGATGCACATGATTAAGGAAAGACTTTGTAATAAGAAAGTCATTGTTGTTCTTGATGATTTAAACAAGAGGTACAAGCTCATGAAACTAGCTGGTAAGTCTAGTTGGTTTGGTTCAGGAAGCAGAATTATTATCACAACTAGGAACACCCATTTTTTGGCTCCTGAAACAGACACCCTAGATGACAATATCATCCCAGTGCATTACcgagatttctttttttatgaaatgaagGAAATGCAGTTTGACCATGCTCTTCAACTTTTTAGCAAGCACTCCTTCGAAAGGGATTCACCTCCACATGATTACAACAATATTTCAAGTGAAATTGTCAAATTTATTGGAGGACTACCTTTGGCTCTTGAGGTTATAGGTTCATCACTCCATTCAAAAAGCAAGAGAACTTGGAAAGACacattgaagaagttgaagaaagtGCCCAATCAAGATGTCCATAAAAAGTTGTCGATAAGTTACGAAGAATTAGAGTATGAGCAACAACAAATTTTTCTCGACATCGCCTGTCATTGCATTGGTGAAGAAAGAATCCCCGCATATTACATGTGGAAAGCTTgcgatttttttccaaaaactgGACTCGTGTCCTTATTCATTTATCTTTGA